Sequence from the Aspergillus nidulans FGSC A4 chromosome III genome:
TAGGAAAATATAATAACCGAACTCCCAGGCGGCTGTCTTGAATGCAAAACTAAATTTTCCTTTGCGCACAAAATAAAGTGGTAATTCCAGCCAAGTCAGGAAAAGAAATCGGCTAATATAGCATAAAAAGTCAAAAAGCTCATCGCGTTGATACCGAATGGTGGACGAAAGATCATCTGGTCCGTTTCCTTCGACATGGTGGTGCTTAACATGGTGGTAATAATAAGAGTTCCACGTATGTCCCATTAAAGGATCCATGATATACGGGAAAAGAGTATCAAACCACAGAAACTCCCTCTTTAAGAGTCCTCCCATATGTATGTGCTGATGCATCATAAGCGTGTATGTTCCAACAAGGTAGGCCTGCATGGCCCAGTGCATTAGACCGTGGATCCAGTGGAAGTGTTGAAACAGGAGAATAGCGCTGGGAAAAGAGGTAGTAAAATAAAGCAGAACATGAGTGATTATCACGACGTCTGTTTCAACGCGGACAATCTCTCTTGCAAGTTTTGCATATGGCTGAAGAATCCACCTATCCATAAATGGATGTAGCTCAAAATCTCCACGATCCCAGCCAAGGACCACCGTAGGATCAAAATCGGAGTCGTTTGGGTCATTTAGAGCCTTCAGCCTCTTTATAGTGGCCTCGATCGCACTTCGAGGTTCGCCACTTGAGAAAGCCGCTTTAAAAAGAAGTAAGTCAGTACTGTAATGTGTTGAAGGTGTCCCTGTATGTAGCCATACTGAGAGAGGCCCTGGGCCTACAATTTTCAAGTCCTCTGTTGAGAGATATCCCCTTAGTTGTAGATTCAGCGTCCCCTAAAAGCGTTTCGAGAACTAGTAGATCCGGTAGCGTCAGGGTGGAGTTGGTAGGGCTCAAAAAAGTCATGATGACCGTCAAAATTGAATAGTAAATTGTATATCGGATTGGGTTCAGATCGAAGGTGGACAATAAGCACGAGTGTCGCACTTGGCGAGTGTAGgaatcattgtcatcatgACGCATTCAGCCACATCTTGTAGGCGATGGCGTAATGGAGGGGTAATaggaggcggcggagacagGATTTTAGTGTGTTATCTCGACCTTGTCAAGACTTATTGGCGATACCACGTACCTAGCCAATAATCGATCTATCTATAACTTGGCCTCTGTCAGCGGGCTTGTGGGTGGGATGCTCGACAAGGGATGGATATAGGAAAGTCCTGACCTATTTCGATTTTCAAGAATTACGTACCATATACGATAGTATTAATTAGGTCGCGTCTAGCTCCATATAATGGCAAAACATTTGCCACAGAAGGGTCTTATAAGAGATGCCGATTCTGTGGGAGAATGGTTTGTGAATTTGAGTTTTCTATTCACTCCCTTTTATCTTGTACCTTCCAGTCAAACTGCTATTAGAAATGCATAATATACGCCAACTTTATCCAACAGTGAAATGCTGCCAGGCCTATTTACCTTTCTCAAAGCCTAGGGTTGCTTCTATTGCCAGATACATTCGCCGTTACGGTAGTTCCGAAGATGAGAAAAAATATAGCTATGAAAAAGCAAACAGTGACTCAAATGAAGGTAAAATTAGTGGAAGAAAGGACTCAACACATGAAGGTCAGTTTCCAGGCTTCCCAACGTAGAGTGCATCAAAGGAAATTAATATTAAATAGAACATCCTGATTCATTATCTGAACCTAACCCAGTCGAGTCATCTCCATCAGTTAGGGGCGGCAAGGAACATCAAAAATACTATAGCCTCAAGAATTACCGAGAGGGGCCTAATACTGAGAGTGGCAAGTTAGCCAGTACACGAGATCAGGAGGGAGCTCAAGCACACAACAAGGATGTCGAAAATAGGTTTGAAAAGCGTTAGGCACAACCAAACGTATTTTAAGACCGGCCTAAAAACGCCTCTACTGTAGCCAAAAATAGCCTTGAAAATTACACTTCTGACTTCGGCCGACGGAATCGTGTTGATAACGTTCCTTCTGATATTGGAACAAGCTCTTTGCATTGCTGGTCGGTTGGAAGGGTGTAGCAGACTGGACTGATATCATAAGCAAACATGTCAGGGGACCATAGATTGACAAATAGATATGTCGAGTACTTCATTACCAAGCAGCATTTTGCACAAGGTATCAATTTCCAGGAGAGCCTGGAAGCAATTAGTGCTAGTTTTATTACCCATAGTGTGGGACAAAATGGACTGCGGCCCGAGACAGACTGAGTACTCGCCCATCCTACTCTGTGCATGAACTCCCTCCCGCCCCAAAGAATCACCTTTAGGTTGAGTGTATACAGCAGGCTTCGGCGTCTTGACTGTATTAGGCATTAAGCTGAGGCCCGCCGCATCTACTGGGCCCAGAACAATCCGTATTCTGATGATTATATGCTCTAATTCTTTCAGTCTAGTGCAAACGTTATCAAGATACCCGCGTGCAACGGACACTCGTCGATCATTTGCCGCCAAACTTGCATGGCTGCTCATTCGCAGCTCCTGCGAAGGTAGAGAGCTGCCAGACGGGCCCGCGCCCTCACTGTTTGCTTCCTCAACCGGCACCTTTCTGGTAGAGCCATCCTTATACGGAGTGTGGACTGACTCAGCGATAGCTCGTCTCCTTCGGGACCGTTCGTACCAACAGAGCTCGGTATGAGCGTGCTTGACGCACTTGATACACGGGCGATCGTAGTCACATTAACCTTCCGCATACAACAGGGGTATCAGGTCTGGAGTTTGCGTGCCTTCTGCTTTGCGCGAATAATAGCATGAGCTCGCGGGGTCTTGATGTCCGAAATTGATCTGGACGATCCCATGTCAGGTCGAAGGGTAGAGAGCTTCGATCGTTGTCGGCACTGTACGATTTGTCAGAAAGCTCCCTAGTGAGATATTTCAAATCATGTTAGCGCAATCATCTATAGCATATCAGGTGAGATGCCCCAGGGTAAGAATAGGAAATAGGGTGCCCCAGTGCATTTGGATGAATCTCACTAAGCTTGCCTTATTAGGGCCGCGTGGGTGAGTGGTGCTAACATCACTATATTATGGTCCTTTGCACATATGCAATTTTAATAATATGTTTCGTACATAAGTTTGGCCTTTATTCAAGCACTAATGTGGTCCATGAAGAGTCTAGAGACTCTCGCTTAGGCCCTACCTACTCCAACCAAAAGATTCGCCACATTTAATGCTTTCATAGGCAACTCGCTTAATCAACTTTATGGACCGAACTCCTGATCAAGCTAAGCTCACACCGCGTGCCAGGTACCTTGGATCACCATCAAATATTAGACGACTAGGTTCAGTAAACATTATTACGTTATTGAAGGCCATTATCGTGTCCGGAATATGTTCTGCCAAGTGCATCTTTATTTGGAGCGGGAAGCTTTTCGTTCACACCATTCCACCTATCAGACATACTCACCCATGTTGTGATTCAGAGGAAGGTTGATTGTGGTTAATTTTCTCTTATTTGAAGTAGTAAGGATTTAGGTCCAGCATAGGTTGTCCTATGGACTTCACGTTTATTTTAACTCGCGCGTCTGTACATTATGTAGGCAACGAAGGCGCTGCAATTATTACGATACTAGGGACATGTCAGTGTACAGAAACGCTCGAGTCAGTGGCATGTAGAGTAGAGTTAGCTATGCTACTATGTACTAACGAAAACCTGCATTATATGTTGTCATCTCATCAGTGCATACTTCCGTGTAAGAGGTTTGATCACTTAAAGAGGTTGATAACTCCTAGATACTGTAAAAGGGCAATACTCCGTAACATAGGTTCAGAAAGTTCCCAGGATAGCATACTAAATCTGGACATCCGTTGCCCAGCTAGTGGGCAAAGAGGGACCAGGTTATAGTGTGGATTGTCATATTAATGGCGTAATCAGTCAAAGCTTGTGCGAATAATACAATAGGAGAGAGAAAGTACAATAAGTACGCAATAGAACAGCTGATTGTGGGCTCCCCGTAGCTCATAGGAAGGCTGCATTGAATGCTATAATTATTTCCTTGATTCGAGCTTCTAGGTCATGGCTTAGTTTGCCATCCTTTTCGATTTGGGCGAGCACCTCAGGTTCATAGCTTTTGAAATGGGCGAGGACGTCAGCTTCCCAGCTTTGGATTTGGCCAATTGGTATTCTGTCGATAAGACCATTGATTCCAGCATATAGCAAGGGCACCATCTCATTCACAGCCATTGGAGCGTACTGCTTTTGCTTTAAGAGCTCTGTCAGATGCTCACCCCGTCTGAGAGTTTGCTTCGTGGCAGCATCAAGATCTGATCCGAATTGAGAAAACGCAGCGATCTCGCGGTACTGCGCTAAATAGAGCTTGAGTGAGCCAGCGACCTGTTTCATAGCTCTAACCTGAGCCGCAGAGCCAACCCGAGAAACGGACAGTCCAACGTTAATCGCAGGGCGGATGCCTCTGTTGAAAAGTTCAGATTCTAGATATATCTGACCATCCGTAATAGAAATAACGTTCGTGGGAATATAAGCCGACACATCGCCGCCCTGTGTCTCGATAATAGGAAGAGCAGTGAGTGAGCCGCCACCATGTTTATCATTCAGCTTTGCTGCACGTTCTAAGAGGCGAGAATGGAGGTAAAAAACATCCCCGGGGTAAGCTTCACGTCCAGGGGGGCGACGAAGTAACAGCGACATCTGACGATAGGCAACTGCATGCTTTGACAGATCATCATAGATAATAATGGCGTGCCGACCATGGTCTCGGAACCACTCCCCCATTGCACAACCGGCAAAAGGAGCAATGTATTGCAgaggagcagcttcagatgCCGTAGCAGCCACGACAATGGAATATTTCATAGCATcgttctcttccagggtCTTGACTAACTGAGCTACTGTGGACCGCTTCTGTCCAACGGCCACGTAAACACAGTACAACTTCTTTGATTCGTCATCCGACTTGTTCCATATTTTTTGATTCAAAATTGTGTCCAGGGCGATAGCAGTCTTTCCAGTCTGTCGATCGCCAATGATCAGTTCACGTTGGCCTCTGCCAATAGGCACCATGGCATCGATAGCCTTTAGGCCAGTTTGGACAGGTTGGTTGACGGAACGGCGAGGCAAAATACCAGGAGCCTTGATTTGGGCACGACTTCTTTCGGTAGTCTCGATGGGTCCCTTGCCGTCAATAGGGTTACCCAGTGCATCAACCACACGTCCTAACATCTTAGGACCAACAGGAACATCCACAATTTCGCCAGTCCGCCAGACAGGCTCACTCTGTTTAACAAGACGATCGGAACCAAAAAGCACAATACCAACATGATTGGACTCCAGGTTCATACACATCCCCTTTACTCCAGATTCAAATTCAacaagttcttcagcttgaacGTTCGTCAAACCACGCGCGCGAACAATTCCATCACAGACAGACAAGACATGGCCAGACTCGGCAAGGTTAGGTGACCCTTTGAGCCCACGTATCCTCTGCTCAAGCAGTGAGGATATTTCACCGGATGGGCATTTGACACAACGGCCAGATGAGAATGGCTGCTTCCAGAGAATGGCCAGTGAGCTGGTAGGGTTAGAAGTTGATCTGCCTCTTCTGGGAATCAGAGTAGCAGTGGCTAGGCGATTAAGGGATTGCCAAGTGGATTTGGACATTATTAAATAGTTTTCAGGCATCGAGCGCGGCAAGTGCTGAAGAGGAATATACAGAGCAGATCATGCTGTGTGTGTCCCTTAACATCAGATAATGGTGTCATTATGACGAACTCCGAACTCTATAATCTTTACCATGGTCGCGTCCATTCGGTAAGTTTCGCGTTATATTAGACAGTGGTTTGGCTATTGAAGGTTATGTTACATACACGGTCGACAAGCTCACGAGTCAAGACATGACAATATGTAAAGTTATGTCCTTGTGCGGTCCGCATGTTTGTTGTTGTTTGCCTGTTCTACTACACTTACATTTGCTACATACACTTTGCCAAATAACCACGGAATGCATCATTTTTCAGATCATATCATCTTACTGATTTGGTTTGCTTCCTCCTTTTAACGGGGCCTTTTCTGCAATTTTATGGTTCACAAATAAGCTGGTACAAATGAAGCTAGCTAAAGATATTTCATTGGCGAATGGCATAAGTATTGTCAACACCATAATCAGCCATTCAAATATATAAGAAAAGTTGAAATGTCAGATAGCAAACAACAGAGAGAAAAATTTGCGGCAGTCAAGTAACCATCCGTCAGAATTTCTGCCTTATTAGCCGTATGACAATCCACACATATCCTGCCAAGCTTCCTTACCTTAAACTCTTAGCGAATCCCCCGTGGGCCTTGCGACTCATTCCTGATGCCCTGTCGCTCAGCGTTCTGCGTTATTATCATGGTTAGCCATATTCTACCTAAAGCACGATAATAAAGCGAGAGGGGATTACAAACGATATtctcctggatctcgccTTGGTCCAAAATTTTCGCGATAGCTTCGTTATCGTTGGATGTTCCGAACTCGTTCTCAACTGTGGCATTGCTGGCTTCATTATGAATCCCTTGAGGTCCATGTCTAGGCAGATTGCAGAATTTAGTTAATACTTGACTCTATCTTCGCAATATGCACAGGTTGTATCATGGTGGAGCACCTACTGAGCAGTGAATATCTTCCATCCGTCGAGCACCTGCGCTAGTGGGATAGAATGATCCCCCCTCCATttctgcacagcagcagcatcttcaaCCATTATGACAAAGTCTTCAGTCCGTCCTTTGTAAAAAACTTTGGATTGTAGTGTGTTCCCTCGGGTCATTCTGAAATTATTTAATTCTTGTTTTTGTTATGATTGCTGATTGCTCCTTTCGAGTCAAGGGTAACTGGAAATTTTTAGAACAGAGTCTTTCCTCCAAATTCATAAGGTCTGGGCAAGACAAAAATGAGAGGGGCCGCCCCCCAATCTTAAGTTCGCGTCATCATGACATGCCAATTTTAAGACACATCTGAGGAGCGCTTTCCTTTCGTAAGCTCAGATATGTATTTTATCAGACTTCATAGTTGAGTGCTCGAGCACACAAAGTCGTTACGTACGTGGCGGCCAGTTATTCAAAGGTCTTCAGACGTCAACGCAGGGCATGTGATGTCATTGCCAGGCGGGCAAGCAGGCCTACCGAAAAACGCGTCTGGAGGGCGACTCCTTTGAACGCCTGTCTCAACTTTGTCTACAGTGATGGAAACACTGATGAACGCCTTATCCTAGCAGTGGAAAACACTGACTAAAgaagcttctcttccaccATGGGCCCCAAGGATACTTTCTTCCGCTCGGTAGATATGAGCTTAATCCAGCTCTATATCGCCAACGAAAACGGACGTGAAGTTGTCAGGGCTCTAGGTGAACTTGGTCAAGTCCAGTTTAAGGATGTAAGTTAAAGATTCAACGCCAAAACTAAGATGCATCAGGCATGGCGAGAAGGCTAATGATGAATCTGAAATAGCTCAACCAGGATACGAATGCCCTCAGAAGAACTTTCACTGGAGAGATTTCCCGCCTGGATAATGTGGAGAGGCAACTGCGTAGGTGAATTGGATTCCGGTTGAGCTGCTGCATCTGGTCGCGCGACGCTGACTTGACTGCATACAACAGGCTACTTTCGTTCCCAGCTGGACAAAGCATCTATTTTGATACCAACTTTATCTGAATACTCCGACACAATGGCAGATAACTTGACATTGGAGATCGACGAGCTTGCCGAACACATTGGGTGTCTAGAGCAGCAAATTTCTTTTCTGAACGATACCTACGAGACCATAATGCAGCGTGTGTTGGAGCTGACCGAATGGCGCTGGGTGCTATTAGAGGCTGGCAGATACTTTGACCATGCTCACGGCCCAAGGGAAGAGATTCGCCAGTCGCTTAATAATAATGAAACGCCTTCCCTTCACGACGTTGAACAACAGGCTGGCCTGGGTAATGATACTCTGGGGCAGCGGGGATTCCAGGCTATGAGCATTGGGATCATTGCTGGAGTTATACCACGAGTTAGGATGGGACTGTTACAACGCATCCTTTGGCGAACATTGCGTGGTAACCTTTACATGAATCAGTCTGATATCCCCGAACCTATTATCGATCCAACCAGCAATGAGGAGATCCTCAAGAATGTTTTTATAATCCTTGGGCATGGAAAAGACATTATGGTGAGGATCAGAAGTATTTCTAAATCCCTCGGTGCTTCTCTGTATAGCTTCGATAAGGACTGCCGGCTAAGGATGCGACGAATGCATGACGTGAGCATCCGGCGGAATGATGTGAGGAATGTGGTGCAAAAGATAAAATTCAAACTTCATGCAAAACTCACGCAGGTTGCCCCCGCTCTAGCGGCTTGGGTGACTAttatcaagaaggagaaggctaTTTACGGCACACTAAATGAATTTTCCTATGACCAGGCGAGGAGCATACACGTCGCGGAAGCATGGTGCCCTACCAGCTCCCTTCCATTGATCAAGACGACTTTGGGGGATATTAATGGCCGCGCCGGAGTGACCGTGCCCACCATTGTTAATCAGATCTGGACGAATAAGACACCGCCCACCTTTGTCAGAACGAATAAGTTCACCAAATGTTTCCAGACAATTGTCGACGCATATGGTATTCCAAAATATTCGGAATCCAATCCTGGATTATATATGGTTGTTACTTTCCCCTTCATTTTTGCTGTCATGTTTGGTGACTTTGGCCACGGTGCATTAATAACTATGGTTGCTACTGTTTTGATCTATTGGGAGACGAAGCTGGGAAGCACAAAGCTTGAAGAGATGATTGAGATGGCTTTCTTGGGTCGCTACATCATGCTGATGATGGGTTTATTCTCCATGTACACTGGTCTAATCTACTGTGATATTTTCTCTAGGTCGTTCACCATCTTTCAGAGCCAGTGGAAGTGGCCTGACAACATTCGGCAAGGCCAGACAGTCAAGGCCTCACTAAGGGACGGCTATCGTTTCCCGTTTGGAGTGGACTGGAACTGGCATGATGCCGAGAATACCCTCCTTTTCACTAACAGTTTGAAAATGAAGATGAGTATTCTCATAGGTTGGGCACATGTGCGTGCGATATTTCTTTAAGAGATAGATTAATAACACGTCCCAGATGACATATGCCCTCTGCTTGCAATATGCCAACGCCCGGCATTTCCAGTGCAAGGCCGACATTTTAGGTAATTTTATCCCGCAAATGATTTTCTTTCAGTCAATTTTTGGCTACCTTGCCTTTGCGATTATCTATAAGTGGTCTATTGATTGGGAGTGTCGTGGCCAGTCCCCACCAAGTCTTCTGAATATGTTGATCTCTTATTTTTTGTCCCCTGGCGAGGTTCAAGAACAACTCTATCCCGGTCAGGCAGTCGTACAGGTTATCCTATTGTTGCTTGCTGTTACTCAAATACCTATCATGCTTTTGTTCAAGCCATTTTACCTCCGCTGGGAATACAACCGTGCCACAACGAGTATGAGTAGGTTGGAAAACATGGCCACATACCACTGTAGAGCCAGCCCCTAGCGTCGCGCGTCAGGAAGGCCTCCACGCCGCTGAGGATGACCAAGGACTGAACGGTGCACAGAGCCGGAGCGTCCatctcaacatccagcagGGCCTGTGCTCGGCGGCTGAAGAGCTCGCTGAGGGGTTCCGGGAGGCCGTGGGAATGTCGCTGGGTGAGGGCTGCTCCGACGGCGCACTTGGCTCCGAGTCACTGTCAGCATTGGAATCATGGTGAGAAAATGCAAAGCTCGGTCACCCACATGGCATTGGCCAGGGTTTCAGAATACCGGTCAGTCAGTCGGCCAGTCGCTCTGTACTTGGCTCGCTCTGCGTAAAACACATCTTGGTCGACGACTGGGATATTGGGATTCTCCCAACAGAAgtacagctgcaggaggtggTCCTCCAGCCCCTCTGGGATGTGCGCGCTCAGACCGGCCCgctggaggatatcattcTCTTTGCCGTATACCGAGCGGATCTTGGAATCGTTCAGAGGAAACATGCCGACATGCAGGATATGAAGATTCGAGGTCGCTCCAAAGAACCGCATCTGGCCGtcctccgccagctgcaGCGAACCAAACCGGTCGCTTAACGAGTCTAGCCCTGCAGAGTAGTCGATTTGCGCAGCCGCGGGAGAGTAGACTTCCCTTTCGATGGAAGTTGAAGCTCGCTCGAATCTATTCTGCGGCATGGACGTGGAGCGGGGGGTGGGATATGGGTCGGGCTGCTGTGGTAGCTCGATACTATTGCTCACGAGTGCCGATTCGAGCGACTGGATGTATTGCTCGAGGCGGGCATATCGTTCTCGCGATGGCACTGTACGCTTATCGAAATCAAACTAGGATAGCGAGATAGAACGAGCTAAGGAAACACAGAGCACAAGAGCGCACAAGCTTGAGAATTGGGCTATTGAATCCCTTTGAGTCTGCATAGGAATTCAAGAGAGCGTCAGAGACAACGTTCCTCATCGAAAAAGGCTAGATTCGAGTCTCGCTCCCGTGCTTTGTTCTATTCAGGTGGTCCCTGCAAATCATTCTCTTTAGAATATCAAGGTAGACTGATAGTTTTGTTTGTTGAACATCAAGACAAACCATGGTTTCTGCTACATCAAGCCAGACTTTGTGTCCTTGGTTGTATACTGAAGTCACTATTCCAGTTCGTCTGCTGGCTGTATCATACTTTTGACTTCGGTCGACAGAATTGTGTTGTATACTTTAACGTGTGATAATAAAGAACTGTAAGAAAGAATCATATTTTAGCTTAAAATCTGGCAACTTTATGCTTTCTCTAGCTGATTGCACGACCAGTAATAGTATTATTTAaccaggaagaggaactgTTGCTTAATACTCGTGTTCTATATAGCTATCCAAGCCCATAGTATCGCCGGCAATCTCCTCGTAGTCCTTCTCTAGAACTGCTAGGTTCTCGCGGGCCTCTGAGAATTTGCCCTCTTCCATACCCTCACCCATGTACTAATAAATGAAAGCATGTTTAGAGTACATGAGGTCGAATTTGTGGCCAAGGCAACTCCAGGCCTCGGCAATGGCAGTTGAATTGGAGAGTATGGTGACTGAACAGTTGATAGAAGTAAGCTTGCTGTTAGGAACAAATATAGGCTTCTGGTTGTTAATGCCAAGTTTAAAACCAGTTGGACACCACTTGACCAGGTTAAAAGAGGCCTTGGCCTTGATATCAGTAACAGCCCGGGCATAATTGTGAGGCATCATGTCACCCTGGTACAAGAGAGCCACTGCTATATACTTTCCAGTTTGAGGATTATAGACAACCATCTGGTTCCTAGGTTCAAAGCCTGCCAGATGGTTAGACTGAAGGGATATTTTGGAAGAAAAGACAGGATACATACACTGCAAGGTGAgatccttgaccttgaagcTCTTGTAAGTACTGCAGCTACTAGAGATGACAGGAGTATACAAGATTAGAGGGTAGTAAATACACGGGAATGGCACAAGATTAGTCTGGAACTCATTCAAGTCAATGTTAAGGTCACTATTGAAATGCAGGCTGGTGGTAAGAGAGCTACCGACCCAGGCGTTGAGACGGTTGAGGTTATTATAACCAGGGCGGGGGATGTCAAGCTTGCGCTTACAGATATCGTAAACAGCCTCATTGTCCAT
This genomic interval carries:
- a CDS encoding uncharacterized protein (transcript_id=CADANIAT00005298), whose translation is MTFLSPTNSTLTLPDLLVLETLLGDAESTTKGISLNRGLENCRPRASLTAFSSGEPRSAIEATIKRLKALNDPNDSDFDPTVVLGWDRGDFELHPFMDRWILQPYAKLAREIVRVETDVVIITHVLLYFTTSFPSAILLFQHFHWIHGLMHWAMQAYLVGTYTLMMHQHIHMGGLLKREFLWFDTLFPYIMDPLMGHTWNSYYYHHVKHHHVEGNGPDDLSSTIRYQRDELFDFLCYISRFLFLTWLELPLYFVRKGKFSFAFKTAAWEFGYYIFLYLFWRYICWKATIFVFILPLLQLRLGLMVGNWGQHAFVDEANPKSDFRSSVTVIDVASNRFCYNDGYHTSHHLNPLRHWREHPVSFLQQKDRYSAEDALVFQNIDYIMITNRLLQKDYKYLAECLVPIGNQVGMTVDELAIMLRKKTRRFSAMDIRSKF
- a CDS encoding F0F1 ATP synthase subunit alpha (transcript_id=CADANIAT00005299), which produces MPENYLIMSKSTWQSLNRLATATLIPRRGRSTSNPTSSLAILWKQPFSSGRCVKCPSGEISSLLEQRIRGLKGSPNLAESGHVLSVCDGIVRARGLTNVQAEELVEFESGVKGMCMNLESNHVGIVLFGSDRLVKQSEPVWRTGEIVDVPVGPKMLGRVVDALGNPIDGKGPIETTERSRAQIKAPGILPRRSVNQPVQTGLKAIDAMVPIGRGQRELIIGDRQTGKTAIALDTILNQKIWNKSDDESKKLYCVYVAVGQKRSTVAQLVKTLEENDAMKYSIVVAATASEAAPLQYIAPFAGCAMGEWFRDHGRHAIIIYDDLSKHAVAYRQMSLLLRRPPGREAYPGDVFYLHSRLLERAAKLNDKHGGGSLTALPIIETQGGDVSAYIPTNVISITDGQIYLESELFNRGIRPAINVGLSVSRVGSAAQVRAMKQVAGSLKLYLAQYREIAAFSQFGSDLDAATKQTLRRGEHLTELLKQKQYAPMAVNEMVPLLYAGINGLIDRIPIGQIQSWEADVLAHFKSYEPEVLAQIEKDGKLSHDLEARIKEIIIAFNAAFL
- a CDS encoding SBDS family protein (transcript_id=CADANIAT00005300), translating into MTRGNTLQSKVFYKGRTEDFVIMVEDAAAVQKWRGDHSIPLAQVLDGWKIFTAQHGPQGIHNEASNATVENEFGTSNDNEAIAKILDQGEIQENINAERQGIRNESQGPRGIR
- a CDS encoding V-type ATPase subunit a family protein (transcript_id=CADANIAT00005301) codes for the protein MGPKDTFFRSVDMSLIQLYIANENGREVVRALGELGQVQFKDLNQDTNALRRTFTGEISRLDNVERQLRYFRSQLDKASILIPTLSEYSDTMADNLTLEIDELAEHIGCLEQQISFLNDTYETIMQRVLELTEWRWVLLEAGRYFDHAHGPREEIRQSLNNNETPSLHDVEQQAGLGNDTLGQRGFQAMSIGIIAGVIPRVRMGLLQRILWRTLRGNLYMNQSDIPEPIIDPTSNEEILKNVFIILGHGKDIMVRIRSISKSLGASLYSFDKDCRLRMRRMHDVSIRRNDVRNVVQKIKFKLHAKLTQVAPALAAWVTIIKKEKAIYGTLNEFSYDQARSIHVAEAWCPTSSLPLIKTTLGDINGRAGVTVPTIVNQIWTNKTPPTFVRTNKFTKCFQTIVDAYGIPKYSESNPGLYMVVTFPFIFAVMFGDFGHGALITMVATVLIYWETKLGSTKLEEMIEMAFLGRYIMLMMGLFSMYTGLIYCDIFSRSFTIFQSQWKWPDNIRQGQTVKASLRDGYRFPFGVDWNWHDAENTLLFTNSLKMKMSILIGWAHMTYALCLQYANARHFQCKADILGNFIPQMIFFQSIFGYLAFAIIYKWSIDWECRGQSPPSLLNMLISYFLSPGEVQEQLYPGQAVVQVILLLLAVTQIPIMLLFKPFYLRWEYNRATTSMSRTASGRPPPAAANQTGRLTSLALQSSRFAQPRESRLPFRWKLKLARIYSAAWTWSGGWDMGRAAVVARYYCSRVPIRATGCIARGGHIVLAMALYAYRNQTRIAR
- a CDS encoding uncharacterized protein (transcript_id=CADANIAT00005302), with the protein product MEDFYWSSQVSSPSSHISGAEYDEIPWRLANDQRPRLKPRRFDRRQGGERKIGKRSGDFDRRRKTHKKCLRRELAAWTPNAKRFPSNWRRNARQPSSWSASGKSWRSRSRNYAGTGRCWSGCTIENSECTFLMDNEAVYDICKRKLDIPRPGYNNLNRLNAWVGSSLTTSLHFNSDLNIDLNEFQTNLVPFPCIYYPLILYTPVISSSCSTYKSFKVKDLTLQCMYPVFSSKISLQSNHLAGFEPRNQMVVYNPQTGKYIAVALLYQGDMMPHNYARAVTDIKAKASFNLVKWCPTGFKLGINNQKPIFVPNSKLTSINCSVTILSNSTAIAEAWSCLGHKFDLMYSKHAFIY